A single window of Streptococcus cristatus ATCC 51100 DNA harbors:
- a CDS encoding helix-turn-helix domain-containing protein, with protein MLRNNLAKLMIDRGITATQLFNDTGIARSTISKISNNKTDKINISTVDKLCNYLMVSPADFFDYIPFEISMKAGFDNYDSLSELAEEMQFAFEGWEEPVFLIINIFHLGKKLTIEYQGSCFVNTRNFFKCSNIQFKISKDNDGVSDTIFNWPIQFQNDFAEIVREYIQSTFDIEPSSLEETIHLGTLLSPTF; from the coding sequence ATGCTTAGAAATAATCTTGCTAAATTAATGATAGATAGAGGAATAACCGCTACACAATTATTCAATGATACAGGGATTGCACGCTCAACAATATCAAAGATTTCAAACAATAAAACCGATAAAATAAATATCTCGACCGTTGACAAGTTATGTAACTACCTAATGGTATCTCCTGCTGATTTTTTCGATTATATTCCGTTCGAAATTTCTATGAAAGCGGGATTTGATAATTACGACTCCTTATCTGAGTTAGCAGAAGAAATGCAATTTGCTTTTGAAGGTTGGGAGGAGCCTGTTTTTTTAATAATCAACATTTTTCATTTAGGAAAAAAGTTGACCATTGAATATCAAGGAAGTTGTTTTGTCAACACTCGAAACTTTTTCAAGTGCTCAAATATACAATTTAAAATTTCCAAAGATAATGATGGAGTTAGTGACACAATATTCAACTGGCCAATACAGTTTCAAAATGATTTCGCAGAAATTGTTCGTGAGTATATTCAAAGTACTTTTGATATCGAACCTAGTTCCTTGGAGGAAACAATTCATTTAGGTACTCTTTTATCTCCTACTTTCTAA
- a CDS encoding helix-turn-helix domain-containing protein, with the protein MQNNFRVLLAKQRKKVSDVYKATGISKSTLTALYYERTKNPEAETLLKIADYLGVTLDELLTPEE; encoded by the coding sequence ATGCAAAATAATTTTCGGGTTCTTTTGGCAAAGCAACGAAAAAAAGTTTCAGACGTCTATAAGGCTACAGGTATTTCAAAAAGCACACTCACAGCTTTATACTACGAGCGTACCAAAAACCCTGAAGCAGAAACTTTGCTGAAAATCGCTGATTATCTGGGCGTAACCTTAGATGAGCTACTGACACCAGAAGAATAG
- a CDS encoding Rha family transcriptional regulator — protein sequence MNLVYMDGKKEPYTTSEIIAECAEVTHHTIQELLRKHKADFESYGIIAFKMRKLDGRGRPMKIYRLNEQQATLLITYLKNTEPVRAFKKALVKAFFEMRDELTQFKLQRALEKPKRKTLHDSIESWREAPKHPHSTITNLLLKGTSGMNKKQLMAARGGLTGIDSLTSTELVRYQALEDMAIAMINLGMTYQDIKSMIFRPKENAPQGA from the coding sequence ATGAACCTAGTCTACATGGACGGCAAGAAAGAGCCGTATACCACAAGCGAGATCATCGCTGAATGTGCTGAGGTTACTCATCACACAATACAAGAGCTTTTAAGAAAGCATAAAGCTGATTTTGAAAGCTATGGAATTATCGCATTTAAAATGCGTAAATTAGACGGCAGAGGACGACCAATGAAAATCTATCGCCTGAACGAACAACAGGCAACCTTGCTGATCACTTACCTAAAAAATACCGAACCCGTTAGAGCTTTTAAGAAAGCTCTAGTCAAAGCATTCTTTGAAATGCGGGATGAGCTAACTCAGTTTAAGCTGCAGCGTGCTTTAGAAAAGCCAAAGCGTAAGACTTTGCATGACAGCATAGAAAGCTGGAGAGAGGCTCCAAAGCACCCGCATAGCACCATTACAAATCTTTTGCTAAAGGGCACTAGCGGCATGAATAAAAAGCAACTGATGGCAGCGCGTGGTGGTCTGACAGGTATCGATAGCTTGACCAGTACCGAGCTTGTCAGATACCAAGCCTTGGAAGATATGGCTATCGCTATGATTAACCTGGGTATGACCTATCAGGATATTAAGTCCATGATCTTCAGACCAAAAGAAAACGCACCACAAGGCGCGTGA